The DNA segment GCTGAAGTCCTGGGTGCTGGTCGTCGTCCTGGTGGGCGCGATGTTCGTGGCGCAGTTCTGGTTCTCCGACCGGATCGCCATGTTCGCCATGCACGGGCGGGTCGTGGAGCGGGAGGAGTACCCCGAACTGCACGCGGTGGTCGACCGGCTGTGCGCGATCGCCGACATGCCCAAGCCGGTGGTCGCCGTGTCCCGGATGGACATGCCGAACGCGTTCGCGACGGGCCGCAATCCCGACCACGCCGTGGTCTGCGTGACCACGGGGCTGCTGCGGCGGCTGGAGCCGGCGGAGCTGGAGGGCGTGCTCGCGCACGAGCTGTCGCACGTGGCGCACAAGGACGTCGCCGTGATCACGATCGCCTCCTTCCTCGGCGTGATCGCGGGACTGATCGTCCGGTTCGCCTTCTACTCCCAGATCCTGGGCGGCGGCCGCCGGGACCAGAACACCGCGGCCCTCTTCGCCATCGTGATCGGCGTCTCCGCGGCCGTGTACGCGATCAGCTTCCTGCTGATCAGGGCGCTGTCCCGGTACCGGGAGCTGGCGGCCGACCGGGCGGCCGCGCACCTGACCGGCCGACCCTCGGCACTGGCGTCCGCGCTGACCAAGGTCACCGGGGAGATCGCCCGGATCCCGACCAAGGATCTGCGCACGGCCCAGGCCTTCAACGCCTTCTACTTCACCCCGGCGACCGGCAAGGAGCCCGGCATCGAGCGGTTCTTCTCCACCCACCCGACCCTCCAGCAGCGCCTCGACCAGCTGGGGCGGATCTCGGCGGAGCTGGGCGAGGCCGCCACGCCGGGGAAGGCGGACTGAGTATGGGGCTGCTGGACATCCTGCTCGGCCGCACGAAACCGGTCGTGCCCGATCTGGATCAGCTGTTCGCACTGCCCTCGGCGGCGATCACCCTCCAGGCGGCGGCCGGGTTCACCCCGACCGGGGTCGGCGCGGTGTGCTTCGCCACGGTCGAGGGCGCGGCCTTCGAGCAGACCCACCGCGAGGTCCAGGCCCTGCTCGACGCGGACGCCGAGCGCACCGGCCCGCCGGTGGAGCTGCGCCAGGACGGCTACGGCTACTCCTGGCTGGTCTCCCGGCGGACCCCCGACCAGCTGCCCCAGCTGGTCAACGACCTGCACGCGGTGAACAGCTCGATGGAGGTCAACGGATTCGGTCCGCAGCTGCTGTGCTCGCTGGCCGCCTTCGAGGACGAACGGGGGCGCCGCCTGGGGCTCGTCTACCTCTACAAGAGGGGTACGTTCTACCCCTTCGCCCCGCTGTCCGGCACCGCCGAGCGGCGGGACAACCCGCTGGAGTTGCAGGTGCAGGCGATGCTGGCGGACGACCTCAGGATCGAGCGGGACCTCAGCCGCTGGTTCCCGGTGTGGGGTGCCCCCGGCCTCTGACCGGGGACCGCCGGGGACACCCTGTGCTCACTTCCTCTGCGCTCACTCGTTCTGTACTCACTCGTTCTGTACTCACTCGTTCTGCGCTCACTTGCTCTGCGCTCACTTGCTCTGCTCGCGCTGCCGGCGCCGTGCCTCGTGGGGGCGCTCGCGACGGTAGCGGCGCTCCCATCTGGCCTGGCGGTCCCGGCGCTCGCGGTACGCCCGGTAGGAGTCGGGCACGGGGCCCGGGCCCGGCTGCGAAGGCGGCGGGGGCCCGGCGGGCGAGCCCCGGCCGTGGGCCGCGTACAGATAGAGCAGCGCGCAGGCCGCGAGCCACCAGATGTGGTTTCCGAATCCGAGGAGCACCAGGACGACGGTCCCGGTGAAGGCGATGCCACGCATGACGGACCTCCGTCGGGTGATGAGGGGCGGAACGGGGGAAACGAAGTCGCTTGCTCAGCGTAGGGACTCCGTCACCGTGCGTGCATCCGGTTTTCCGGGCGGGCGTCCGCTGTGAGTGAATGGGTCGCATGAGCGAACTCTCCTGCGACCACCACGAGTTCACCTGCGTGCACGACGGCGAGCGGCTCAGCACGGTGAGCGCCGGCCCGCCCGGACGGGCGACCGTCGTGCTGCTGCACGGTGCGGGCACCGGCAGCAAGGAGCGACTGCTGCCGCTGCTCGCCGAGTTCACCGCCCACGGCTGCCGCACCCTGGCCTTCGACTTCTCGGGGCACGGTGAAAGCACCGGGAAACTCGCGGAGTTGAGCCTGCGCCGGCGGTTCGAGCAGGCGGTCGCGGTCATCGACGGACACGCCCCGGCGGACGGCCCGCTGATCCTGGCGGGGTTCAGCATGAGCGGGCAGACGATCGCGGATCTCGTGGGGCACTACGGGCGGCGGGTGGCCGCGGTGGGCCTGTGCGCGCCCGCGGTGTACGCGCCGGAGGCCTGGGACGTGCCCTTCGGTGAGGGCGACGGCCGGTTCAGCGAGATCATCCGCACTCCCGACGGCTGGCGCGACGCGCCCGCCCTCGCCGTGTTGCGGTCGTACGAGGGCCGGGCGGTACTGGCGGTGCCGGGCACCGACACGGTCATCCCGCCGGAGGTGACGGAGGCCGTACAGGACGCGCTGTCGGCGCGCGCGCAGTTCACCCGCTTCGACGTCCCGGGCGCCGGGCACCGGCTGGGGGAATGGTTCCGCGAGCACGGCGACGACCGGCGGGAGTGGGTGGCGGCCCTGCTGAGCGGACTCGCGGAGGGCGCCTGGGCGGCGACCCGGAGCTGGGTGGAAGGGCAGCTCCCGGCGGGCCGCACGGTCACCGGTTCCGGTGCGCTGCGCGGGGGCTGGTCGTCACAGATACGCGGGCTCACCCTGGACGACGGGGAGGAGCTGGTCCTGCGCACGTTCGTGAAGCCGTTCTTCCGGCGGCACGCCGAGGGGCTGCTGTCCCGGGAGGCGTCCGTGCTGAGGCTGCTCGCGGAGCGGGAGGGCGTACCGGCGCCGGCGCTCGTCGCCGTGGACGCGGCCGCCGACCACTGCGACCACCCCAGTCTGCTGATGACCCGGCTGCCGGGCCGGGTGTGGGTGGAGGAGGAGGATCCCGAGACCCTGGACCTGCGACTGGACCTGCTCGCCGCCCAGTTGGTCCGGATCCACGCGGTGACTCCCGGGCCGGAGCGTCCGCGCACGTACCAGGCGTGGACGTCGCCCGAGCGGGTACACACCCCGGGAGGCGTCCGGTGGGAGCGGGCGGTTGAGGTGATCCGCCGCGAACCGCCGCCGTACCGGGGCGGCTTCCTGCACCGGGACTACCACCCCGGGAACGTGCTGTTCACCGGGGCCGGCGACGGGCTGCGGATCAGCGGGGTCGTCGACTGGGTGGAGACCTCCTGGGGCCCCGCCGACCTCGACGTCGCCCACTGCTCCACGGCCCTGGCCCTGCTGCACGGCCCCGAGCACGGGCTCGCCTTCCGGGACCGGTACGAGGAGCGGGGCGGCCGAGGGCTCGCGGACGGCCCGGACCACCTGTACTGGCGGCTGCTCGACGCCCTGACCTACTGCCCCGACGCCGGGAAACTGGCCGGGCCCTGGCGGGAGCTGGGACGCACGGACCTGACACCGCGGGTGCTGGCAGGACGGCTGGAGGCTTACGTGGACGGGCTGTTGGAGCGGTACGACACCGTGTGAGGCCCGGTGATGCCCCGGTGAGGCCCCGATGGGTCCGGTGAGGCCCCGGTGAGGCCGGTTGCCGGTGCCGCCGGGGGCCACGCGCACCGGAGCGGGAGCCGCCGGCGGCAAACGCCGGGTGCCGGGTGCCGGGCGTCCCGCGTCGCACGGGGCGCCCGGCACCACGGTTCACCGCGAGTAGCGCATCAGCGCCCGCACCATGTGGCACGTCGTGTTGGACGGCGGATGCACACCGATCTCCTCGGCCGTGCTGCGGATCGTCTCGTCGTGGGCCTGGTTCGCCAGGTAGACCCCGGAGTCGAGCAGGGCTATGGCGAGGCGCATGGCCTTCAGCCGCCGGTTGTGCGTGACGTACCACTCGCGCGGCCGCCCGGCGGGCAGCCGGTGCTTCGCCATCGGCGCGTAGGGCGAGTCGAACAGAACGGAACGCTTGGCGGTGGACTGGGTCGGCAACGGCTTGTTCTTCAGGGCGGCAGCGGGCACGGGCATCCTCCTGTCGCGGTCAGGGCGCCCACCGGAAGCCCCGGCGACACCCTCGAACACTGCTACCAGTTTACCGCCGGGCACTGACATCGAGGGAGACCGCACAGCCCTTCAAATGCCCAGGTGGACACGGGAATTGCCGCCCTGTCACACCAGGCACGGAAGGGGCGCGTGAGGCGGCAAAAAATCGAACAGGGCGGCAGCGCGACGAGTGCGCGGGCCCCGGATTCGCCGGGGTCCACGAGCGGGCCCCCGACCGCCCGCCGAGACGGCGCGCGCCCGCACCCGAACCCCGGCGGTGGCCTCCGGCCCACCCGCTACCGTGGGCCGCATGGAGATCTGGATCAATCCGGCCTTTTCGAAGTGCCGCAGCGCGATCAGCCTGCTGGATGCCGAGGGGGCCGACTACACCGTCCGCCGCTATCTGGAGGAGGTGCCGAGCGAGGACGAGATCAGGGCCGTGCTCGAACGGCTCGGGCTGGAGCCGTGGGACATCACCCGGACCCAGGAGGCGGACGCCAAGGAGCTGGGGCTCAAGGATTGGGCGCGGGACGCGGACACGCGGGACCGGTGGGTCACGGCCCTCGCCGAGCACCCCAGGCTTATCCAGCGCCCGATCATCACGGCCGAGGACGGAACCGCCCTGGTCGCCCGCACCGACGAGGCCGTGGCGGAGGCACTCTCGCGCGGCAAGGGCTGAGCGAGGGTCGGTGCCGGTCAACTCCACTGTGACACAGGTTACTTGGATGACCCGGACGACCGCTGAGCAACCACGTTCGGCCCCTCGTACATAGCGGCGTACGCTCCCCTACCCCTTCAGGAGGCGCGCATGTCGCGCAGGCGAACCCTCGGCACGAAGAAGAAGGTCGCGCTGTTCGTGACCGCCGCGGCGGTGGCGGGCGGCGGGGCCTTCGCGCTCGCGGCCACCTCGAACGCCGCGCAGAGCCCGCAGAACGCCAAGACGCTGTCCGCCGGCAACTCGACCGTGTGCCAGGGGCTGGCCACGGCCC comes from the Streptomyces sp. NBC_00820 genome and includes:
- the htpX gene encoding zinc metalloprotease HtpX; amino-acid sequence: MQSRFRSDRRLTVRMTVTMFLLGLLYVAFVAALIVLLKSWVLVVVLVGAMFVAQFWFSDRIAMFAMHGRVVEREEYPELHAVVDRLCAIADMPKPVVAVSRMDMPNAFATGRNPDHAVVCVTTGLLRRLEPAELEGVLAHELSHVAHKDVAVITIASFLGVIAGLIVRFAFYSQILGGGRRDQNTAALFAIVIGVSAAVYAISFLLIRALSRYRELAADRAAAHLTGRPSALASALTKVTGEIARIPTKDLRTAQAFNAFYFTPATGKEPGIERFFSTHPTLQQRLDQLGRISAELGEAATPGKAD
- the pspAB gene encoding PspA-associated protein PspAB, giving the protein MGLLDILLGRTKPVVPDLDQLFALPSAAITLQAAAGFTPTGVGAVCFATVEGAAFEQTHREVQALLDADAERTGPPVELRQDGYGYSWLVSRRTPDQLPQLVNDLHAVNSSMEVNGFGPQLLCSLAAFEDERGRRLGLVYLYKRGTFYPFAPLSGTAERRDNPLELQVQAMLADDLRIERDLSRWFPVWGAPGL
- a CDS encoding alpha/beta fold hydrolase — its product is MSELSCDHHEFTCVHDGERLSTVSAGPPGRATVVLLHGAGTGSKERLLPLLAEFTAHGCRTLAFDFSGHGESTGKLAELSLRRRFEQAVAVIDGHAPADGPLILAGFSMSGQTIADLVGHYGRRVAAVGLCAPAVYAPEAWDVPFGEGDGRFSEIIRTPDGWRDAPALAVLRSYEGRAVLAVPGTDTVIPPEVTEAVQDALSARAQFTRFDVPGAGHRLGEWFREHGDDRREWVAALLSGLAEGAWAATRSWVEGQLPAGRTVTGSGALRGGWSSQIRGLTLDDGEELVLRTFVKPFFRRHAEGLLSREASVLRLLAEREGVPAPALVAVDAAADHCDHPSLLMTRLPGRVWVEEEDPETLDLRLDLLAAQLVRIHAVTPGPERPRTYQAWTSPERVHTPGGVRWERAVEVIRREPPPYRGGFLHRDYHPGNVLFTGAGDGLRISGVVDWVETSWGPADLDVAHCSTALALLHGPEHGLAFRDRYEERGGRGLADGPDHLYWRLLDALTYCPDAGKLAGPWRELGRTDLTPRVLAGRLEAYVDGLLERYDTV
- a CDS encoding ArsC/Spx/MgsR family protein, with product MEIWINPAFSKCRSAISLLDAEGADYTVRRYLEEVPSEDEIRAVLERLGLEPWDITRTQEADAKELGLKDWARDADTRDRWVTALAEHPRLIQRPIITAEDGTALVARTDEAVAEALSRGKG